In Paraburkholderia caballeronis, the following proteins share a genomic window:
- a CDS encoding (2Fe-2S)-binding protein, translating to MAEVQLRVNGVDVRRDVPDHTLLVEFLREELRLTGTHVGCDTSQCGACTVNLDGVSVKSCTVLAAQASGGAVTTVEGLRAGHDAPLHPVQNAFVQCHGLQCGFCTPGMIMSVDFYLRQPPKLDDESICHALEGNICRCTGYVNIIEAVRHAAHEMYPADAAAMTTTEAQQP from the coding sequence ATGGCTGAAGTCCAATTGCGAGTGAACGGCGTGGACGTGCGGCGCGACGTGCCCGACCACACGCTGCTCGTCGAATTCCTGCGCGAAGAACTGCGCCTGACCGGCACCCACGTCGGCTGCGACACGAGCCAGTGCGGCGCGTGCACCGTCAATCTCGACGGCGTATCCGTGAAGTCGTGCACGGTGCTCGCGGCCCAGGCGAGCGGCGGCGCGGTGACGACCGTCGAAGGCCTGCGCGCCGGCCACGATGCGCCGCTGCATCCGGTGCAGAACGCGTTCGTCCAGTGTCACGGGCTGCAATGCGGGTTCTGCACGCCGGGCATGATCATGTCCGTCGATTTTTACCTGCGCCAGCCGCCGAAGCTCGACGACGAAAGCATCTGCCACGCGCTCGAAGGCAACATCTGCCGCTGTACGGGCTACGTGAACATCATCGAGGCCGTGCGGCACGCGGCGCACGAGATGTATCCGGCCGACGCCGCCGCAATGACGACGACGGAGGCGCAGCAGCCATGA
- a CDS encoding SRPBCC family protein, which translates to MEFTGSQTIAATREQVWNGLNDAAVLQACVPGCEEFVAQNDDEYKAVVVASVGPVKARFKGTLLLSDRDGPNGYKILGQGEGGIAGFGKMTATVTLADADEGGTLLTYVADAQVGGKLAQIGSRLVTSVANKLAAEFFKRFNATMSAGSATSADAGAAR; encoded by the coding sequence ATGGAATTCACCGGATCGCAGACCATCGCAGCCACGCGCGAACAGGTATGGAATGGATTGAACGACGCCGCAGTGCTGCAAGCCTGTGTGCCCGGCTGCGAGGAGTTCGTCGCGCAGAACGACGACGAATACAAGGCCGTGGTGGTCGCGTCGGTCGGCCCGGTCAAGGCGCGCTTCAAGGGCACGCTGCTGCTGTCGGACCGTGACGGCCCGAACGGCTACAAGATTCTCGGCCAGGGCGAAGGCGGCATCGCGGGCTTCGGCAAGATGACCGCGACGGTCACGCTCGCGGACGCCGACGAAGGCGGCACGCTGCTGACCTATGTGGCCGACGCGCAGGTGGGCGGCAAGCTCGCGCAGATCGGCTCGCGCCTCGTCACGTCGGTCGCGAACAAGCTCGCGGCGGAGTTCTTCAAGCGCTTCAACGCGACGATGAGCGCCGGCTCGGCCACCTCGGCCGACGCGGGCGCGGCGCGCTGA
- a CDS encoding FAD binding domain-containing protein — protein sequence MYETTYLRAASLDAAAAWLREHEDARPLSGGMTLIPTLKQRLAAPSHLIDLTRIDALRGIGVEGGVLRVGALTKHAEVAASPVVAAALPALAQLAGLIADPQVRNRGTMGGSVANNDPAADYPCAVLGLGAQVVTSQRTIAADDFFIDTFETALEPGELVAGFEYPIPLRAAYAKFRQPASGYAIVGVFIAQFADAVRVAVTGAGASVFRWFDAEAALGADLSEAALADLKMDDSTLPDDDNGSAAYRAHLIETYTRRALQALLAQPLRKPA from the coding sequence ATGTACGAGACCACCTACCTTCGCGCCGCGTCGCTCGACGCGGCTGCCGCGTGGCTGCGCGAGCACGAGGACGCGCGGCCGCTGTCGGGCGGCATGACGCTGATCCCGACGCTCAAGCAACGGCTCGCCGCCCCGTCGCATCTGATCGACCTCACGCGCATCGACGCGCTGCGCGGCATCGGCGTCGAAGGCGGCGTGCTGCGCGTCGGCGCGCTGACGAAACATGCGGAAGTCGCCGCGTCGCCGGTCGTCGCGGCCGCGCTTCCGGCGCTCGCGCAGCTCGCGGGTCTGATCGCCGATCCGCAGGTCCGCAACCGCGGCACGATGGGCGGCTCGGTCGCGAACAACGACCCGGCGGCGGACTACCCGTGCGCGGTGCTCGGCCTCGGCGCGCAGGTCGTCACGTCGCAACGCACGATCGCGGCCGACGACTTCTTCATCGACACGTTCGAAACCGCGCTCGAACCCGGCGAACTCGTTGCCGGCTTCGAATACCCGATCCCGCTGCGCGCCGCGTATGCGAAGTTCCGCCAGCCCGCGTCGGGTTACGCGATCGTCGGCGTGTTCATCGCGCAGTTCGCGGATGCGGTGCGCGTCGCCGTGACCGGCGCGGGCGCGTCGGTGTTCCGCTGGTTCGACGCGGAAGCGGCGCTCGGCGCGGACCTGTCCGAAGCCGCGCTCGCGGACCTGAAGATGGACGACTCGACGCTGCCCGACGACGACAACGGGTCCGCCGCGTACCGCGCGCATCTGATCGAAACCTACACGCGCCGCGCATTGCAGGCGCTGCTTGCGCAACCGTTGCGCAAGCCTGCCTAA
- a CDS encoding alpha/beta fold hydrolase gives MTQTLNGYLKIGDGPRKVLAMSGWFGSADDWQPLVPALDTDAFTYVFFDYRGYGRSRERDGAFTFDEAAQDVLAIADHLGWDRFSLIGHSMGGVAIQRVLLAAPERIERMAGVSAVPACGSRMDDARLAGFRAVVDDVDKRAAIIAFSTGGRLSPRWSAHLARESQRNSRADAFAAYLPQWAANDFSADVAGNATPVKLFIGEHDPTLTADLMTRTWLAWYPHASLETLRNAGHYPMYETPVALATALDSWLKQSGPPL, from the coding sequence ATGACACAGACGCTCAACGGCTACCTGAAGATCGGCGACGGGCCGCGCAAGGTGCTCGCGATGAGCGGCTGGTTCGGCAGCGCCGACGACTGGCAGCCGCTCGTGCCCGCGCTCGACACCGACGCGTTCACCTACGTGTTCTTCGACTATCGCGGCTACGGCCGCTCGCGCGAGCGCGACGGCGCGTTCACGTTCGACGAGGCCGCGCAGGACGTGCTCGCGATCGCGGATCATCTCGGCTGGGACCGCTTCAGCCTGATCGGCCATTCGATGGGCGGCGTCGCGATCCAGCGCGTGCTGCTCGCCGCGCCGGAACGGATCGAGCGGATGGCCGGGGTGTCGGCGGTCCCCGCGTGCGGCTCGCGGATGGACGACGCGCGCCTGGCCGGTTTTCGCGCGGTCGTGGACGACGTGGACAAGCGTGCAGCGATCATCGCGTTCTCGACCGGCGGCCGGCTGTCGCCGCGCTGGAGCGCGCATCTCGCGCGCGAATCGCAGCGCAACTCGCGGGCCGACGCGTTCGCCGCGTACCTGCCGCAGTGGGCCGCGAACGACTTCTCGGCGGACGTCGCCGGCAACGCGACGCCGGTGAAGCTCTTCATCGGCGAACACGATCCGACGCTGACCGCCGACCTGATGACGCGCACGTGGCTCGCGTGGTATCCCCACGCGTCGCTCGAAACGCTGCGCAACGCGGGCCACTATCCGATGTACGAAACGCCGGTCGCGCTCGCGACCGCGCTCGACAGCTGGCTCAAACAGTCCGGCCCCCCGCTTTAG
- the fahA gene encoding fumarylacetoacetase, which yields MTALNPTHDPARRSWIESANQPDTDFPIQNLPFGAFERDGEPRAGVAIGEHVVDLRALRDSGLVEAGSDAAIACEAAADGTLNRLMAMEPRYASALRAALSDLLKSDAPQRARVDEQVRALLPRVDEVALRLACEVGDYTDFLTSLHHTERHGRYKGLADPLPPAFKSLPIAYHGRASSLRVSGGEVRRPHGQYRDANGQIVFGPAPALDFELECAAWIGRGNALTQPIPIDAAHEHIFGYSLLNDWSAKSIQWFEQVLGPFLGKSFHSSLSPWIVTAEALAPFRKAPVPRAKDDPPLMAHLNGAFDQQHGGLHLELSAHLSTAQLREAGSAPVRITQTHLDNLYWTFAQMVAHHTSNGCNLRTGDLLGSGTISGAADEARACITELTNAGKDPLRLPNGETRTALEDGDEIVLGARATKPGAVSIGFGECRGRIAPAFAFAEQRVETPA from the coding sequence ATGACCGCCCTCAATCCCACCCACGATCCGGCCCGGCGTAGCTGGATCGAATCGGCGAACCAGCCCGACACGGACTTCCCGATCCAGAACCTGCCGTTCGGCGCGTTCGAGCGCGACGGCGAACCACGCGCGGGCGTCGCGATCGGCGAACACGTCGTCGATCTGCGCGCGCTGCGCGACAGCGGCCTCGTCGAAGCCGGCAGCGACGCGGCGATCGCGTGCGAAGCGGCCGCCGACGGCACGCTGAACCGCCTGATGGCGATGGAGCCCCGTTACGCGAGCGCGCTGCGCGCCGCGCTGTCCGACCTGCTGAAGAGCGACGCGCCGCAACGCGCGCGCGTCGACGAGCAGGTTCGCGCGCTGCTGCCGCGCGTGGACGAAGTCGCGCTGCGCCTCGCGTGCGAGGTCGGCGACTACACCGACTTCCTCACGTCGCTGCATCACACCGAACGGCACGGCCGCTACAAGGGTCTCGCGGACCCGCTGCCGCCGGCTTTCAAATCGCTGCCGATCGCCTATCACGGCCGCGCGTCGTCGCTGCGCGTGAGCGGCGGCGAAGTCCGGCGTCCGCACGGCCAGTATCGCGACGCGAACGGCCAGATCGTGTTCGGCCCCGCGCCGGCGCTCGACTTCGAACTCGAATGCGCCGCGTGGATCGGCCGCGGCAACGCGCTCACGCAGCCGATTCCGATCGACGCCGCGCACGAGCACATCTTCGGTTATTCGCTGCTGAACGACTGGTCCGCGAAAAGCATTCAGTGGTTCGAACAGGTGCTCGGGCCGTTCCTCGGCAAGAGCTTCCATTCGAGCCTGTCGCCGTGGATCGTCACGGCCGAGGCGCTCGCGCCGTTCCGCAAGGCGCCGGTGCCGCGCGCGAAGGACGATCCGCCGCTGATGGCGCATCTGAACGGCGCGTTCGACCAGCAGCACGGCGGCCTGCATCTGGAACTGTCCGCGCATCTGTCCACCGCGCAACTGCGCGAGGCAGGCAGCGCGCCGGTCCGGATCACGCAGACGCATCTCGACAATCTGTACTGGACCTTCGCGCAGATGGTTGCGCACCACACGAGCAACGGCTGCAACCTGCGCACCGGCGACCTGCTCGGCAGCGGCACGATCTCGGGCGCGGCCGACGAGGCGCGCGCGTGCATCACCGAACTGACCAACGCGGGCAAGGACCCGCTGCGGCTGCCGAACGGCGAAACGCGCACCGCGCTCGAAGACGGCGACGAAATCGTCCTCGGCGCGCGCGCGACGAAGCCGGGCGCGGTGTCGATCGGCTTCGGCGAATGCCGCGGCCGCATCGCGCCGGCGTTCGCGTTCGCGGAACAGCGCGTGGAGACGCCGGCATGA
- a CDS encoding VOC family protein produces MSASLPPVLGLHHFAWRCRNAEETRHFYEDILGLPLVHLIRLDRVPSTGEYCPYVHLFFEMADGSNIAFFDLGDNTAAEPSPNTPPWVNHIALRLATLDQLETMKQRLVEHGIEVLGVTDHHFVRSIYFFDPNGFRLELTVPVAPAETLECYRMQARPALDAWVEERKKAVPETPAA; encoded by the coding sequence ATGTCCGCATCCCTGCCACCGGTACTCGGCCTGCACCACTTCGCATGGCGCTGCCGCAACGCCGAAGAAACCCGCCACTTCTACGAGGACATCCTCGGCCTGCCGCTCGTCCATCTGATCCGGCTCGACCGCGTGCCGAGCACCGGCGAATACTGCCCGTACGTGCACCTGTTCTTCGAGATGGCCGACGGCTCGAACATCGCGTTCTTCGATCTCGGCGACAACACGGCCGCCGAGCCGTCGCCGAACACGCCGCCGTGGGTCAACCACATCGCGCTGCGCCTCGCGACGCTCGACCAGCTCGAAACGATGAAGCAGCGGCTCGTCGAACACGGCATCGAAGTGCTCGGCGTCACCGATCACCACTTCGTGCGCTCGATCTATTTCTTCGATCCGAACGGTTTCCGTCTCGAACTGACGGTTCCGGTCGCGCCGGCCGAAACACTGGAGTGCTATAGAATGCAGGCTCGCCCCGCGCTCGACGCATGGGTCGAAGAACGAAAAAAAGCCGTACCGGAGACGCCCGCCGCATGA
- a CDS encoding FAD-dependent monooxygenase, producing the protein MKIVIAGAGIGGLTAGAALLEKGFDVTILEQAKALGEIGAGVQLSPNATRVLYRLGVGQRLEGLACEPPGKRVRLWNTGQTWPLFDLGAASRDIYGFPYLTVHRADLHEGLVEAVRARKPDAIRLNEKVEGVVQKGGKVEVQTVSGGVYEADLLIGADGVHSRVRRALFGPDEPVYSGVMAWRGVIDVERLPEHLRTPYGTNWVGPGAHVIHYPLRGHKLVNFVGAVERDGWQVESWSESGTLDECLADFEGWHEDVRTLISAIDVPYKWALMIREPMTRWTSGNATLLGDACHPTLPFLAQGAGMALEDGYLIARCVARYGSDLPRALERYEALRVERTSRIVRGSAANTQRFHNPALAHAEGAAEYVDREWNEERVKERYNWLFEYDVDAVEV; encoded by the coding sequence ATGAAGATCGTCATTGCAGGAGCCGGTATCGGCGGCCTGACGGCCGGAGCCGCGTTGTTGGAAAAGGGCTTCGACGTCACCATTCTTGAGCAGGCAAAGGCGCTGGGGGAGATCGGCGCCGGCGTGCAGTTGAGCCCGAACGCGACGCGCGTGCTGTACCGCCTCGGCGTCGGCCAGCGCCTCGAAGGGCTCGCGTGCGAGCCGCCCGGCAAGCGCGTGCGCCTGTGGAACACCGGCCAGACCTGGCCGCTGTTCGATCTCGGCGCGGCATCGCGCGACATCTACGGCTTCCCCTATCTGACCGTGCACCGCGCGGACCTGCACGAAGGGCTCGTCGAAGCGGTGCGCGCGCGCAAGCCGGATGCGATCCGCCTCAACGAGAAGGTCGAGGGCGTCGTGCAGAAGGGCGGCAAGGTCGAAGTGCAGACCGTGTCCGGCGGCGTCTATGAGGCAGACCTGCTGATCGGCGCGGACGGCGTGCACTCGCGCGTGCGCCGTGCGCTGTTCGGCCCGGACGAACCCGTGTATTCCGGCGTGATGGCATGGCGCGGCGTGATCGACGTCGAGCGCCTGCCCGAGCATCTGCGCACGCCATACGGCACCAACTGGGTCGGCCCCGGCGCGCACGTGATCCACTATCCGCTGCGCGGCCACAAGCTGGTCAACTTCGTCGGCGCGGTCGAGCGCGACGGCTGGCAGGTCGAGTCGTGGTCCGAGAGCGGCACGCTCGACGAATGCCTCGCCGACTTCGAGGGCTGGCACGAGGACGTGCGCACGCTGATCTCCGCGATCGACGTGCCGTACAAGTGGGCGCTGATGATCCGCGAGCCGATGACGCGCTGGACCTCCGGCAACGCGACGCTGCTCGGCGACGCGTGCCACCCGACGCTGCCGTTCCTCGCGCAGGGCGCGGGCATGGCGCTGGAGGACGGTTATCTGATCGCGCGCTGCGTCGCGCGCTACGGAAGCGACCTGCCGCGCGCGCTCGAACGCTACGAGGCGCTGCGCGTCGAGCGCACGTCGCGCATCGTGCGCGGCTCCGCGGCGAACACGCAGCGGTTCCACAATCCGGCGCTCGCGCATGCAGAAGGCGCGGCCGAATACGTGGACCGCGAGTGGAACGAGGAGCGCGTGAAGGAGCGTTACAACTGGCTGTTCGAATACGACGTGGATGCGGTCGAAGTCTGA
- a CDS encoding UbiX family flavin prenyltransferase, whose product MQLRAIPPRRLVVGISGASGVVYGVRLLQLLRQLDIESHLVMSRSAQVTLAHESPYSVADVRALATVSYSNTDIGAAISSGSFPVMGMVVAPCSIRTLSEVATGVTSGLLSRAADVTLKERRRLVLMVRETPLHLGHLRSMASVTEAGAIVYPPVPAFYANPESLDEMVDHTLGRVLDLFGIETSVVHRWGM is encoded by the coding sequence ATGCAATTGAGAGCCATCCCGCCCCGGCGCCTCGTGGTGGGCATCAGCGGCGCGTCGGGCGTCGTATACGGCGTCCGGCTGCTGCAGTTGCTCCGGCAGCTCGACATCGAGTCGCATCTGGTGATGAGCCGCTCGGCGCAGGTGACGCTCGCACACGAGTCTCCGTACAGCGTCGCCGACGTGCGCGCGCTCGCGACCGTCAGCTACTCGAACACCGACATCGGCGCCGCGATTTCGAGCGGCTCGTTCCCGGTGATGGGGATGGTCGTCGCGCCGTGCTCGATCCGGACCCTTTCCGAAGTGGCCACCGGGGTCACGAGCGGCCTGCTGTCCCGCGCGGCGGACGTCACGCTGAAGGAGCGCCGCCGCCTCGTGCTGATGGTCCGGGAGACGCCGCTGCACCTCGGCCACCTGCGCAGCATGGCGAGCGTGACCGAGGCGGGCGCGATCGTCTACCCGCCGGTGCCGGCATTCTACGCGAACCCGGAGAGCCTCGACGAAATGGTCGATCACACGCTCGGCCGGGTGCTCGACCTGTTCGGCATCGAAACCTCGGTCGTGCACCGCTGGGGTATGTGA
- a CDS encoding porin, whose protein sequence is MRIRLFAGGCAALLSCPVMAQSSVTLYGSIDVGVDFVSNSNGSRLIQESAGKRQPDRWGLLVKEALGGGNTAFARLESGFQTNTGAQINPTSFFNREAYVGLSNDRLGSISLGNINDYIYQYVGRLNNAIPGISSFYTPGNLDGLANSHAMNNSVKYETINWRGFQAGVMNAFGNQAGNFSAGRQYSVGAQYANDTVKFGVGYTMSHNRTADVFGTFSLSSLLGQPLKQGTMFNASRYSTLAVGGSVKIGYFTPHATYSGVELENDHGSAKLNNYQAGVNIDLSGGASFYVLGISYGHSTFEGLALNQYNLFLTHYLSKSTQVYAGVGLLRASGPDARAAQFGYQASTSGSQTVGRIGVNHMF, encoded by the coding sequence TTGAGAATTCGTCTGTTCGCGGGCGGTTGCGCCGCACTCCTTAGCTGCCCCGTCATGGCCCAGTCGTCCGTTACGCTTTATGGCAGCATCGACGTCGGCGTCGATTTCGTGTCGAACTCGAACGGCAGCCGCCTGATCCAGGAGTCGGCGGGCAAGCGCCAGCCGGACCGCTGGGGCCTGCTCGTGAAAGAGGCGCTCGGCGGCGGCAACACCGCGTTCGCGCGGCTCGAATCGGGCTTCCAGACGAACACCGGCGCGCAGATCAACCCGACCAGCTTCTTCAACCGCGAAGCGTACGTGGGTCTGTCGAACGACCGGCTGGGCTCGATCAGCCTGGGTAACATCAACGACTACATCTATCAGTACGTCGGCCGGCTGAACAACGCGATCCCGGGTATTTCGTCGTTCTACACGCCGGGCAACCTGGACGGCCTCGCGAATTCGCATGCGATGAACAACTCGGTGAAGTACGAGACGATCAACTGGCGCGGCTTCCAGGCGGGCGTGATGAACGCGTTCGGCAACCAGGCCGGCAACTTCAGCGCCGGCCGCCAGTACAGCGTCGGCGCGCAGTACGCGAACGACACGGTGAAGTTCGGCGTCGGCTACACGATGTCCCACAACCGGACCGCGGACGTGTTCGGCACCTTCAGCCTGTCGTCGCTGCTCGGCCAGCCGCTGAAGCAGGGCACGATGTTCAACGCGAGCCGCTACAGCACGCTCGCGGTCGGCGGCTCGGTGAAGATCGGCTATTTCACGCCGCACGCGACGTATTCGGGCGTCGAGCTGGAGAACGACCACGGCTCGGCGAAGCTGAACAACTATCAGGCCGGCGTGAACATCGACCTGAGCGGCGGCGCGAGCTTCTACGTGCTCGGCATTTCGTACGGCCACTCGACGTTCGAAGGGCTCGCGCTGAACCAGTACAACCTGTTCCTGACGCACTACCTGTCGAAGAGCACGCAGGTCTATGCGGGCGTGGGCCTGCTGCGCGCGTCGGGACCGGATGCGCGCGCCGCGCAGTTCGGCTATCAGGCGTCGACGAGCGGCAGCCAGACGGTCGGCCGCATCGGCGTCAATCACATGTTCTGA